In the Panthera uncia isolate 11264 chromosome B1, Puncia_PCG_1.0, whole genome shotgun sequence genome, ATAAAAACATTCTTCAAAGAGTTTGCACTTTTTGCCCACAAATAATTAGCTAGTTAGATTATTGTTTGAGAATCTTTAATTTCCAGTAAGTGAATTACTTTCTCTAACATTAAGAGACCAtgaaatccaatttttaaaattcttacaatCTAGCCAGTTAAACGTGGGACAAATAACTTCTCTGACAGTACTTTACTTTGTATTTCAGCGTCAAACTCTTCCCCcttcactcttgatttcacttctatATCCACACAAGCCAAGAAAGAAGGACGAGAAAATGACATCTCTGGGTTTCCAAAAGAATGGGGGCAGCTTTTGCTTATCGACTTGCCAGCTGTCAGTATGAGCTGGGTCGCGGGAGTCTTGTGGTGCCAGAAAAACTTTTCTATATATACACTCGCCCCGCAAAACCTCACTTCTTGGCGCACGCAACAAGCTTCCAAAATAAaaccccgagagagagagagagagagagagagagagagagagagaagagggggcgTTGCCTATGCCTCCTAGCCTCTCAGAGGCGCCCAAATCCTCCCCTCGGATCCGTCTCCCGGATGCCCAGGGAAGTATCCCGGGGCACAACGGCCGAGTACGCCCCGCCGGGTCTGACCCGCGAGGGGGCGCGCGGCCGATGGGGCAGGGTTGGAAGGGAAAGCGCTCGTGCCCACCTTGCTCGCAGGTGCCCTTGCTGACCTGGGTGATAGCCTTCTCCCCGCGGCTCTCGGCCCTCAGGCTGGCGGCGCGCAGCTGGCACCCGCTGGAGTAGGTGATGCCGTCGCTACCGCACACCGGGTAGCGGCTCTTGCACACGCACACGCCGCTCACCCCCGGGCCGCCGGCTGCTGCCCCGGCTTTACCCTTCCGCCTCTTGCGGCTCTTCACGCACTCCATGCCCGGCGCGCAGTGCCCCCTGCCGGCGCCGCCGCCCCCGCACGGCTCGCCCTCGCCGCGGGCGCACACCGGGCAGCAGCCACAGGCGTCGCGGGTCTCGCCCAGAGGGCAGCCCcgcgggggcaggggcgggcaggCGGCCGGCTCGCAGGGGCCGCAGACGTccgaagaggaggaagaggagaggggcaggagcaggagcagcAGCCCGGCCGCGCTGAGGAGCAGGGCGCGCAGCGGCGGCCACTCCATGGCTGGGCGCGGAGGCGGCGGGAGCGCGAGTAAGCCTGATCCCGCAGGCTGACGTTTTAAACCCCGCGCCCCGCCCGGCCGGGCCGCGGGAGCCACACCCCAGGGCGGCGAGAGCGCGGCCGCCCCGCCCGCGCCGCGCCTCCCGGGACCGCCGGGCTCCAGCGCGCCCCTgccggcggggcggggcagggcatCCGCGCGGGCCCGGGACGCTGGGTCTCCAGTGCTTCCCGCCCCTTAGCCCGGTGCACCGCTCCCCAGTCCCTCGAGGTCGCCGGCAAGGACGGCGGCTCCCTCAGCTTTTGGTTCCTCGCGTCTCTTAGCCCAGTTATACTTCTTAACGACAACAACTTTGCGATTACCCTGTGTTTAATCTATTAAATTCTCCGTGGGCCTGGGAGACCTGAGTCCTAAATTACTCTGAAGTTGGGAaagctttttaaagaacaaaacgCCACAGggtgagggggcgcctggatgggtcAGGAGGTTGCACATCTggctgggttttggctcaggtcatgatctgctggTCCTtgggaaccagccctgcattgagcatggagcctgcctgggattctctctctccctctctttctctctctctctctctgctcctcccccacaccgactcaaaataaataaacattaaaacaaacaaacaaacaaacaaacaaacaaaaaactccacaTGGGGATTTGTGTCCCTGTTGGCCACAGGCCCGGTGTGGCCTTGGGTGCCAGGCTAAGAAGACAAATCATTGCCAACCACTCCTCTTTTGGGAACCTCATCAATTGACTCCTCCTCCAGTGCTTTTCTATGCCAAATCAAGTTTCAAGTGTGAGTACTGAATCCACGAGAGAGCTGTTTCACCATTTCATTGTCGTAGGTTCCTACTAAATTCTGTTGGAGCTCCATCAAACTTCTCCAGAGAACAGGACACAGCTGGGTGTGCCACTGAGGCACCTGAAGAAATGGTAAACCCATGAAGTTTTTGATATTAAACACCTGACATTTCCTCCTCAGCCTTTCTGTAAAATGCTCTGCAAACTTAACCTTAAAGCCTCTTTTTCCAAGAGTATGCCCTTCAAATCCCTCCTATCCATttaaattctttacatttttattgaacatACAACATTGCAATGTGCATGATTCTGCATGTccttttagttctcttttttcttagcatAAATTCAAGGATTTGTAGGATTGCTAACTCAAAGTGTGTGACTCATGATGCCACCAGCAATATATGGCTGTCATTCTCACCAGCCTTACTAGCATTATTGTAAActtttttggaaattaaataatcataaaatttatttggggaataaaaaaacaagcacCTTTCAATCCAGAAAACCTAGCACTGCTTTTTGGCCTCTCCTtagaaatattctggaaaagtggcacttttttttttttttaaggtcatatGTTGACAtgaccattgttttttttttttttttttttttgagagggagagagagagagagagagagagagaggcagcg is a window encoding:
- the IGFBP7 gene encoding insulin-like growth factor-binding protein 7; protein product: MEWPPLRALLLSAAGLLLLLLPLSSSSSSDVCGPCEPAACPPLPPRGCPLGETRDACGCCPVCARGEGEPCGGGGAGRGHCAPGMECVKSRKRRKGKAGAAAGGPGVSGVCVCKSRYPVCGSDGITYSSGCQLRAASLRAESRGEKAITQVSKGTCEQGPSIVTPPKDIWNITGAQVYLSCEVIGIPTPVLIWNKVKRGNYGVQRTELLPGDRDNLAIQTRGGPEKHEVTGWVLVSPLSKEDAGEYECHASNSQGQASASAKITVVDALHEIPVKKGEGADL